One region of Haloprofundus salilacus genomic DNA includes:
- a CDS encoding class II fumarate hydratase translates to MSDEYRTERDSLGEMQVPADAYWGAQTQRAVENFPISGITFGRRFVRALGVVKKAAAQANRDLGLIPEEKADAIVEAADEVIAGDHDDQFPVDVFQTGSGTSSNMNANEVIANRAAELVGAEIGSREVHPNDHVNFGQSSNDVIPTAMHVAALEAVEKDLIPALDELAEALGEKEDEFDDVVKTGRTHLQDATPVRLGQEFGGYRTQIEKGIRRVEHTREHLSELALGGTAVGTGLNTHPEFPEKAASYISEETGIEFREADDHFEAQSAHDAMGEAHGALRTVAGSMNKIANDLRLLASGPRNGLGEIEQPENQPGSSIMPGKINPVVAEAVNQVHKQVVGNDAAVAAGAAEGQIDLNLYKPVLAHNFLESSELLSNSAEVFADRFVRKLEANEEYTAEQVERSMALATALNPAIGYDKASKVAKKALAENKTVREVAVDEGYLTEEEADEVLDPEKMTHRGILGDD, encoded by the coding sequence ATGAGCGACGAGTACCGAACGGAGCGGGACAGCCTCGGCGAGATGCAGGTACCGGCCGACGCGTACTGGGGCGCACAGACCCAGCGCGCCGTCGAGAACTTCCCCATCTCGGGCATCACTTTCGGGCGACGGTTCGTCCGCGCGCTCGGCGTCGTGAAGAAGGCCGCCGCGCAGGCCAACCGCGATCTCGGCCTGATTCCCGAAGAGAAAGCCGACGCCATCGTTGAGGCGGCCGACGAGGTCATCGCGGGCGACCACGACGACCAGTTCCCCGTCGACGTGTTCCAGACCGGCAGTGGCACGTCGTCGAACATGAACGCCAACGAGGTCATCGCCAACCGCGCCGCCGAGCTCGTCGGCGCCGAGATCGGATCCCGCGAGGTCCACCCGAACGACCACGTCAACTTCGGGCAGTCCTCGAACGACGTGATTCCGACGGCGATGCACGTTGCGGCGCTCGAAGCCGTCGAGAAGGATCTCATTCCGGCTCTGGACGAACTCGCCGAGGCGCTCGGCGAGAAGGAAGACGAGTTCGACGACGTCGTCAAGACGGGTCGGACGCATCTGCAGGACGCGACGCCCGTCCGCCTCGGGCAAGAGTTCGGCGGTTATCGGACGCAGATAGAGAAGGGCATCCGCCGCGTCGAGCACACCCGCGAACACCTCTCGGAGCTGGCGCTCGGCGGCACGGCGGTCGGAACGGGTCTCAACACCCACCCCGAGTTCCCCGAAAAGGCGGCGTCGTACATCTCCGAGGAGACGGGCATCGAGTTCCGCGAGGCCGACGACCACTTCGAGGCGCAGTCCGCCCACGACGCGATGGGCGAGGCTCACGGCGCGCTGCGAACGGTCGCGGGGTCGATGAACAAGATAGCGAACGACCTGCGACTTCTCGCATCGGGTCCGCGGAACGGTCTCGGCGAGATAGAGCAACCCGAGAATCAGCCCGGTAGCAGCATCATGCCCGGCAAAATCAACCCCGTGGTCGCTGAGGCGGTCAACCAGGTCCACAAGCAGGTCGTCGGCAACGACGCCGCCGTCGCCGCCGGGGCGGCGGAGGGACAGATCGACCTCAACCTCTACAAACCGGTGTTGGCGCACAACTTCCTCGAGTCGTCAGAACTGCTCTCGAACTCCGCGGAGGTGTTCGCCGACCGCTTCGTCCGCAAACTCGAAGCCAACGAGGAGTACACCGCCGAACAGGTCGAGCGCAGCATGGCACTGGCGACGGCGCTCAACCCCGCCATCGGCTACGACAAGGCGTCGAAGGTGGCCAAGAAAGCGCTCGCCGAGAACAAGACGGTCCGCGAAGTCGCCGTCGACGAGGGCTACCTAACAGAGGAGGAGGCCGACGAGGTGCTCGACCCCGAGAAGATGACCCACCGCGGCATCCTCGGCGACGACTGA